In one window of Gossypium arboreum isolate Shixiya-1 chromosome 4, ASM2569848v2, whole genome shotgun sequence DNA:
- the LOC108460645 gene encoding splicing factor U2af large subunit B-like isoform X3, with the protein MPVQAMTQQATRHARRVYVGGLSPTANEQSVAIFFSQVMAAIGGNTAGPGDAVVNVYINHEKKFAFVEMRSVEEASNAMALDGIIFEGAPVKVRRPSDYNPSLAATLGPSQPSPNLNLAAVGLTQGSSGGLEGPDRIFVGGLPYYFTEAQIRELLESFGPLRGFDLVKDRETGNSKGYAFCVYQDLSVTDIACAALNGIKMGDKTLTVRRANQGATQPKPEQESVLQHAQQQIALQRLILQPQGVPTKVVCLTQALNVDDLRDDEEYEDIVEDMRQEGGKYGELVNVVIPRPNPNGEPSPGVGKVFLEYSDVEGSKKAQVAMNGRKFGGNQVIAVYYPENKFAEREYDG; encoded by the exons ATGCCAGTTCAGGCAATGACTCAGCAG GCTACTAGGCATGCTCGTCGGGTCTATGTTGGTGGGCTTTCTCCTACAGCCAATGAACAG TCTGTTGCGATATTCTTCAGCCAAGTCATGGCTGCAATTGGTGGAAACACTGCTGGTCCAG GTGATGCTGTTGTTAACGTCTACATAAACCATGAAAAGAAGTTTGCTTTTGTAGAGATGAGATCTGTCGAGGAGGCCAGTAATGCAATGGCTTTGGATGGGATAATATTCGAG GGTGCACCTGTGAAGGTGAGGAGGCCTAGTGACTACAATCCCTCGCTTGCTGCAACTCTTGGCCCAAGCCAGCCCAGTCCCAATCTTAATCTAGCTGCTGTGGGTCTAACTCAGGGCTCTTCTGGTGGACTTGAGGGTCCAGACCGCATATTTGTTGGTGGGCTTCCTTACTACTTCACAGAAGCACAGATCCGCGAGCTATTGGAGTCATTTGGGCCTCTTCGAGGGTTTGATCTGGTAAAAGATAGAGAAACTGGAAACTCGAAAGGCTATGCCTTTTGTGTTTATCAAGACCTGTCAGTCACAGATATAGCTTGTGCTGCTCTAAATGGAATTAAAATGGGTGATAAAACTCTCACCGTTAGGCGAGCAAACCAGGGTGCTACCCAGCCTAAACCTGAGCAAGAGAGTGTACTCCAGCACGCACAACAGCAGATTGCTTTGCAG AGACTTATTTTGCAACCACAAGGGGTGCCTACGAAAGTTGTTTGCTTGACTCAAGCACTTAATGTGGATGATCTCAGGGATGATGAGGAGTATGAAGACATTGTGGAAGATATGAGGCAAGAGGGTGGAAAATATG GTGAATTAGTGAATGTTGTCATTCCACGCCCAAATCCAAATGGAGAACCATCCCCAGGCGTAGGGAAG GTATTTCTGGAGTACTCAGATGTCGAAGGTTCCAAAAAAGCCCAAGTGGCTATGAATGGTCGGAAATTTGGTGGGAATCAAGTTATTGCTGTCTACTATCCGGAGAACAAGTTTGCAGAGAGGGAGTACGATGGCTAA
- the LOC108460645 gene encoding splicing factor U2af large subunit B-like isoform X1, translating into MTDCEETRHQGNGDNLENSYGGGSSPQPRSDDQKDSKSQHGSQDYERESSRSREKEREKVRDKEREKDRDRHRDRDRNREKDRDRDRHHRDRHRDRSRERSERRDRGRDRDDDDYYHSQDYDRRRDHDRDRKDRHGRSSRSHSRGRSEHRSKSRSRSRSRSRSKSKRVSGFDMAPPASAMLAAAAAAAATAGQIPGTSPTLPGVFPSIFPLATTQPFGALPVMPVQAMTQQATRHARRVYVGGLSPTANEQSVAIFFSQVMAAIGGNTAGPGDAVVNVYINHEKKFAFVEMRSVEEASNAMALDGIIFEGAPVKVRRPSDYNPSLAATLGPSQPSPNLNLAAVGLTQGSSGGLEGPDRIFVGGLPYYFTEAQIRELLESFGPLRGFDLVKDRETGNSKGYAFCVYQDLSVTDIACAALNGIKMGDKTLTVRRANQGATQPKPEQESVLQHAQQQIALQRLILQPQGVPTKVVCLTQALNVDDLRDDEEYEDIVEDMRQEGGKYGELVNVVIPRPNPNGEPSPGVGKVFLEYSDVEGSKKAQVAMNGRKFGGNQVIAVYYPENKFAEREYDG; encoded by the exons atgactgATTGCGAAGAAACGCGGCATCAAGGAAACGGCGATAACCTTGAAAACAGTTACGGGGGAGGGTCTTCTCCTCAGCCTCGTTCTGACGATCAAAAAGATTCTAAATCTCAG CATGGGTCTCAGGATTATGAGAGAGAGTCCTCTAGAAGTAGGGAAAAGGAGAGAGAGAAAGTGCGTGACAAGGAAAGGGAAAAAGATCGTGATCGCCATAGGGATAGGGATAGGAACCGAGAAAAGGATCGTGATCGGGACCGCCATCATAGAGATCGTCATAGGGATCGTAGTAGGGAGCGTAGTGAGAGGAGGGATCGGGGAAGAGACAGGGatgatgatgattattatcatagTCAAGACTATGACAG AAGAAGGGACCATGACAGAGACAGGAAGGACAGGCATGGGCGCAGCTCCCGATCCCATTCGAGGGGTAGATCTGAACACAGATCAAAGTCAAGATCTCGTTCTCGCTCACGCTCACGCTCAAAGAG TAAAAGAGTTAGTGGCTTTGACATGGCCCCTCCAGCTTCAGCAATGTTAGCTGCTGCTGCTGCAGCAGCTGCTACTGCAG GTCAGATTCCTGGGACTAGCCCGACCTTACCTGGAGTATTCCCTAGCATCTTTCCTCTTGCAACCACTCAG CCTTTTGGTGCTCTGCCTGTTATGCCAGTTCAGGCAATGACTCAGCAG GCTACTAGGCATGCTCGTCGGGTCTATGTTGGTGGGCTTTCTCCTACAGCCAATGAACAG TCTGTTGCGATATTCTTCAGCCAAGTCATGGCTGCAATTGGTGGAAACACTGCTGGTCCAG GTGATGCTGTTGTTAACGTCTACATAAACCATGAAAAGAAGTTTGCTTTTGTAGAGATGAGATCTGTCGAGGAGGCCAGTAATGCAATGGCTTTGGATGGGATAATATTCGAG GGTGCACCTGTGAAGGTGAGGAGGCCTAGTGACTACAATCCCTCGCTTGCTGCAACTCTTGGCCCAAGCCAGCCCAGTCCCAATCTTAATCTAGCTGCTGTGGGTCTAACTCAGGGCTCTTCTGGTGGACTTGAGGGTCCAGACCGCATATTTGTTGGTGGGCTTCCTTACTACTTCACAGAAGCACAGATCCGCGAGCTATTGGAGTCATTTGGGCCTCTTCGAGGGTTTGATCTGGTAAAAGATAGAGAAACTGGAAACTCGAAAGGCTATGCCTTTTGTGTTTATCAAGACCTGTCAGTCACAGATATAGCTTGTGCTGCTCTAAATGGAATTAAAATGGGTGATAAAACTCTCACCGTTAGGCGAGCAAACCAGGGTGCTACCCAGCCTAAACCTGAGCAAGAGAGTGTACTCCAGCACGCACAACAGCAGATTGCTTTGCAG AGACTTATTTTGCAACCACAAGGGGTGCCTACGAAAGTTGTTTGCTTGACTCAAGCACTTAATGTGGATGATCTCAGGGATGATGAGGAGTATGAAGACATTGTGGAAGATATGAGGCAAGAGGGTGGAAAATATG GTGAATTAGTGAATGTTGTCATTCCACGCCCAAATCCAAATGGAGAACCATCCCCAGGCGTAGGGAAG GTATTTCTGGAGTACTCAGATGTCGAAGGTTCCAAAAAAGCCCAAGTGGCTATGAATGGTCGGAAATTTGGTGGGAATCAAGTTATTGCTGTCTACTATCCGGAGAACAAGTTTGCAGAGAGGGAGTACGATGGCTAA
- the LOC108460645 gene encoding splicing factor U2af large subunit B-like isoform X2, protein MTDCEETRHQGNGDNLENSYGGGSSPQPRSDDQKDSKSQDYERESSRSREKEREKVRDKEREKDRDRHRDRDRNREKDRDRDRHHRDRHRDRSRERSERRDRGRDRDDDDYYHSQDYDRRRDHDRDRKDRHGRSSRSHSRGRSEHRSKSRSRSRSRSRSKSKRVSGFDMAPPASAMLAAAAAAAATAGQIPGTSPTLPGVFPSIFPLATTQPFGALPVMPVQAMTQQATRHARRVYVGGLSPTANEQSVAIFFSQVMAAIGGNTAGPGDAVVNVYINHEKKFAFVEMRSVEEASNAMALDGIIFEGAPVKVRRPSDYNPSLAATLGPSQPSPNLNLAAVGLTQGSSGGLEGPDRIFVGGLPYYFTEAQIRELLESFGPLRGFDLVKDRETGNSKGYAFCVYQDLSVTDIACAALNGIKMGDKTLTVRRANQGATQPKPEQESVLQHAQQQIALQRLILQPQGVPTKVVCLTQALNVDDLRDDEEYEDIVEDMRQEGGKYGELVNVVIPRPNPNGEPSPGVGKVFLEYSDVEGSKKAQVAMNGRKFGGNQVIAVYYPENKFAEREYDG, encoded by the exons atgactgATTGCGAAGAAACGCGGCATCAAGGAAACGGCGATAACCTTGAAAACAGTTACGGGGGAGGGTCTTCTCCTCAGCCTCGTTCTGACGATCAAAAAGATTCTAAATCTCAG GATTATGAGAGAGAGTCCTCTAGAAGTAGGGAAAAGGAGAGAGAGAAAGTGCGTGACAAGGAAAGGGAAAAAGATCGTGATCGCCATAGGGATAGGGATAGGAACCGAGAAAAGGATCGTGATCGGGACCGCCATCATAGAGATCGTCATAGGGATCGTAGTAGGGAGCGTAGTGAGAGGAGGGATCGGGGAAGAGACAGGGatgatgatgattattatcatagTCAAGACTATGACAG AAGAAGGGACCATGACAGAGACAGGAAGGACAGGCATGGGCGCAGCTCCCGATCCCATTCGAGGGGTAGATCTGAACACAGATCAAAGTCAAGATCTCGTTCTCGCTCACGCTCACGCTCAAAGAG TAAAAGAGTTAGTGGCTTTGACATGGCCCCTCCAGCTTCAGCAATGTTAGCTGCTGCTGCTGCAGCAGCTGCTACTGCAG GTCAGATTCCTGGGACTAGCCCGACCTTACCTGGAGTATTCCCTAGCATCTTTCCTCTTGCAACCACTCAG CCTTTTGGTGCTCTGCCTGTTATGCCAGTTCAGGCAATGACTCAGCAG GCTACTAGGCATGCTCGTCGGGTCTATGTTGGTGGGCTTTCTCCTACAGCCAATGAACAG TCTGTTGCGATATTCTTCAGCCAAGTCATGGCTGCAATTGGTGGAAACACTGCTGGTCCAG GTGATGCTGTTGTTAACGTCTACATAAACCATGAAAAGAAGTTTGCTTTTGTAGAGATGAGATCTGTCGAGGAGGCCAGTAATGCAATGGCTTTGGATGGGATAATATTCGAG GGTGCACCTGTGAAGGTGAGGAGGCCTAGTGACTACAATCCCTCGCTTGCTGCAACTCTTGGCCCAAGCCAGCCCAGTCCCAATCTTAATCTAGCTGCTGTGGGTCTAACTCAGGGCTCTTCTGGTGGACTTGAGGGTCCAGACCGCATATTTGTTGGTGGGCTTCCTTACTACTTCACAGAAGCACAGATCCGCGAGCTATTGGAGTCATTTGGGCCTCTTCGAGGGTTTGATCTGGTAAAAGATAGAGAAACTGGAAACTCGAAAGGCTATGCCTTTTGTGTTTATCAAGACCTGTCAGTCACAGATATAGCTTGTGCTGCTCTAAATGGAATTAAAATGGGTGATAAAACTCTCACCGTTAGGCGAGCAAACCAGGGTGCTACCCAGCCTAAACCTGAGCAAGAGAGTGTACTCCAGCACGCACAACAGCAGATTGCTTTGCAG AGACTTATTTTGCAACCACAAGGGGTGCCTACGAAAGTTGTTTGCTTGACTCAAGCACTTAATGTGGATGATCTCAGGGATGATGAGGAGTATGAAGACATTGTGGAAGATATGAGGCAAGAGGGTGGAAAATATG GTGAATTAGTGAATGTTGTCATTCCACGCCCAAATCCAAATGGAGAACCATCCCCAGGCGTAGGGAAG GTATTTCTGGAGTACTCAGATGTCGAAGGTTCCAAAAAAGCCCAAGTGGCTATGAATGGTCGGAAATTTGGTGGGAATCAAGTTATTGCTGTCTACTATCCGGAGAACAAGTTTGCAGAGAGGGAGTACGATGGCTAA
- the LOC108460694 gene encoding pumilio homolog 4 — MVTGSNIDMLPTMDNGFEIPSGSLEESLTELELLLRARHNQQSVGRDRDLNIYRSGSAPPTVEGSLSAVGSLFAYPDFGDNNGISGVGDSTTGNNGMLSEDEIRSHPAYLSYYYSHENINPRLPPPLLSKEDWRVAQRFQASGSSSGNIGDWRKKKLVDGGDSSSLFSMQPGLYVQQGQNDLMELRNANARNMSRKMSAEWLDRGPDGLAPLSGTGIGARRKSFADILQGGLDRPAILTGHLSRPASRNTFSDMLDVASIADPSPPGFGSGAESLEGLPAGVAHLKSHGKTTSHSFASAVGSSLSRSTTPEQHLVGRSPGSGLPPVGSKVSLVDKKNIVGSNAQNGHSSAVPELAELAATISGLNLSKTRHADENSHMRSHLQADLGNQLNFPLSMPNGHSHSVQQQFIDKSSAEKLSFSPNYIDFAREKGIAPNINASKISSNGEVRIPKRTSSSADLYAKVHPSGFGSLEGSDVAHPNVNLLNTDFIGRLPGAYSVNQKLNSAVKNNLSAGSSLTGTGDRQSSNRAGNQGSDLLSPLVDPRFIQYLQRTSYGTTAASPDSLLAGNHGGTLHGDLDGLQKAYIEAILAQQKQQYELSLLGKAGGLNQGYYGNSSYGLGMPYAGNPLANSVLANIGSGSIQNDRTARFNSMMRSSSGSWHSDISSSMDGRYVSSLLDEFKNNKTRSFELLDIVDHVVEFSTDQYGSRFIQQKLETATEEEKIKIFPKIIPHARALMTDVFGNYVIQKFFEHGTESQRVELATQLTGHVLPLSLQMYGCRVIQKALEVVNVDQQTRMVAELDGSIMKCVHDQNGNHVIQKCIECVPQDRIQFIISAFYGQVVALSSHPYGCRVIQRVLEHCNDAKTQQIIMDEIMQSVCTLAQDQYGNYVIQHVLEHGKPHERSTIISKLAGQIVKMSQQKFASNVVEKCLTFGGPQERQILVNEMLGSTDENEPLQAMMKDQFGNYVVQKVLETCDDQNLELILSRIKVHLNGLKRYTYGKHIVSRVEKLIATGERRIGLLSSLSSLSS, encoded by the exons ATGGTTACCGGCAGTAACATAGATATGCTACCAACGATGGATAATGGTTTTGAAATACCTAGTGGGAGTTTGGAAGAGAGTTTGACTGAACTAGAATTGCTTTTGCGAGCTCGTCATAACCAACAATCTGTGGGTCGTGACAGGGATCTTAACATATATAGAAGTGGCAGTGCGCCACCCACGGTTGAGGGATCCTTGAGTGCTGTTGGTAGTCTTTTTGCCTATCCTGATTTTGGAGACAATAATGGTATCAGTGGTGTTGGTGATAGTACTACTGGCAATAATGGAATGCTGTCTGAAGATGAGATACGCTCGCATCCTGCATATCTTTCATACTATTACTCCCACGAAAACATAAATCCAAGGCTGCCTCCACCATTGTTATCAAAAGAGGATTGGCGAGTTGCACAAAGGTTCCAGGCTAGTGGCTCTTCCAGTGGGAACATTGGGGACTGGAGAAAGAAGAAGTTGGTTGATGGTGGTGATAGTTCATCATTATTTTCGATGCAACCTGGTCTTTATGTGCAACAAGGACAAAATGATTTGATGGAACTGAGGAATGCCAATGCAAGGAATATGTCCAGGAAGATGTCTGCTGAGTGGCTTGATAGAGGCCCAGATGGTTTGGCTCCACTGTCTGGTACTGGGATTGGTGCAAGGAGGAAGAGTTTTGCTGACATTCTTCAG GGTGGACTTGATCGACCTGCCATCTTAACTGGCCACCTGTCAAGGCCAGCAAGTCGAAATACTTTCAGTGATATGTTGGATGTGGCTAGCATTGCTGATCCCAGCCCTCCTGGTTTTGGTAGTGGAGCAGAGTCCTTGGAGGGCTTGCCTGCTGGTGTAGCTCATCTTAAGAGCCATGGTAAAACCACTTCTCACTCTTTTGCCTCTGCTGTGGGTTCTTCGCTATCAAGGAGTACAACTCCTGAACAACATTTAGTTGGGAGGTCTCCTGGTTCTGGACTTCCTCCTGTTGGGAGCAAGGTCAGCCTAGTAGATAAAAAGAATATTGTTGGATCAAATGCTCAAAATGGGCATTCGTCTGCTGTGCCTGAACTTGCTGAACTTGCAGCTACAATATCTGGGTTGAACTTATCGAAAACTAGACATGCAGATGAGAATAGCCACATGCGATCTCATCTTCAGGCTGATCTGGGTAATCAGCTGAATTTTCCATTAAGCATGCCAAATGGTCATAGTCATAGTGTGCAGCAGCAATTCATTGACAAGTCCAGTGCTGAAAAGCTCTCATTTTCTCCAAACTATATTGACTTCGCAAGGGAAAAGGGGATTGCACCTAATATTAATGCTTCTAAGATTAGTTCCAATGGGGAAGTCAGGATTCCCAAAAGAACTTCCTCTTCTGCAGATCTTTATGCAAAAGTGCATCCTTCTGGATTTGGAAGTTTGGAAGGATCTGATGTTGCACATCCCAATGTGAATCTTTTGAACACAGATTTCATTGGCCGTCTACCTGGTGCTTATTCGGTTAACCAGAAGCTAAATTCTGCGGTTAAGAACAATTTAAGTGCAG GTTCCTCCTTGACTGGTACTGGTGATAGGCAAAGTTCAAATAGAGCAGGAAATCAAGGGTCTGACCTCCTTTCTCCACTTGTAGATCCTCGTTTTATCCAATACTTACAAAGAACTTCTTATGGGACAACTGCGGCTAGTCCTGATTCTTTGCTTGCTGGGAACCATGGTGGTACTTTGCATGGGGATTTGGATGGCCTTCAAAAGGCATACATTGAGGCAATACTAGCTCAGCAGAAGCAGCAGTATGAATTGTCGCTTTTAGGTAAAGCTGGTGGTCTAAATCAGGGCTATTATGGGAATTCTTCATATGGTCTCGGCATGCCATATGCTGGAAACCCACTGGCAAATTCTGTACTTGCGAACATTGGTTCTGGGAGCATACAGAATGATAGAACTGCACGTTTTAATTCAATGATGAGAAGCTCATCAGGGTCATGGCACTCAGATATCAGTAGTagtatggatggaagatatgtaTCATCTTTATTGGATGAATTTAAGAACAACAAGACTAGGTCTTTTGAACTCTTAGACATTGTTGACCATGTTGTTGAATTCAG TACGGATCAGTACGGGAGTCGCTTTATTCAGCAGAAATTAGAAACTGCCACGGAGGAAGAGAAGATCAAAATATTTCCTAAGATTATTCCCCATGCTCGTGCTTTGATGACTGATGTCTTTGGAAATTATGTTATACAGAAA TTTTTTGAGCATGGTACAGAAAGTCAAAGAGTGGAGTTAGCCACTCAGCTTACAGGTCATGTGTTGCCTCTTAGCCTTCAAATGTATGGTTGCAGAGTGATTCAAAAG GCTTTAGAAGTGGTTAATGTGGACCAGCAAACCAGAATGGTGGCAGAGCTTGATGGTTCAATCATGAAATGTGTTCATGATCAGAACGGTAATCATGTTATTCAAAAGTGTATAGAGTGTGTCCCTCAGGACCGAATTCAATTTATCATTTCAGCTTTCTATGGCCAAGTGGTGGCGCTTTCTTCCCACCCTTATGGTTGTCGTGTCATTCAG AGGGTGCTGGAACATTGCAATGATGCAAAAACCCAACAAATCATTATGGATGAGATCATGCAATCTGTATGCACTCTAGCACAAGATCAATATGGGAATTATGTTATTCAG CATGTTCTTGAACACGGTAAGCCACATGAGCGGTCCACTATCATCAGCAAGCTTGCTGGACAAATTGTGAAGATGAGTCAGCAGAAATTTGCTTCTAATGTCGTTGAAAAGTGCTTGACTTTTGGTGGGCCACAGGAACGACAAATTCTGGTCAACGAGATGCTTGGTTCAACCGATGAAAATGAGCCATTACAG GCTATGATGAAAGATCAATTTGGAAACTATGTCGTGCAAAAGGTTCTCGAAACATGCGATGATCAAAATCTTGAGTTGATTCTTTCTCGAATCAAGGTCCATTTAAATGGCCTGAAGAGGTATACTTACGGGAAACATATTGTTTCCCGTGTTGAGAAGCTTATTGCAACTGGAG AAAGGCGTATAGGATTACTATCCAGCCTATCCTCATTGAGCTCCTGA